The genomic window GGAAAAGAACCGAGCCCGGTGACAGCACCGAGGCGCGGATCAGCGTGTTCTCCAGCTCGCGCACGTTCCCCGGCCACGAGTGCTCCTCCAAGAGTTTCATCGCTTCGGGCGAGACGCCGGAGATGCGCGTTCCCATCTCGCGGTTGATCTTATCGACGAAGTAGCCGACAAGTTGCGGGATGTCGCCTTTGCGCTCGCGCAAGGGCGGCAGGTAAACCGGAATCACCTTCAGCCGGAAATAAAGATCCTCGCGAAAGCGTTTCTCGCGCACCGACTTTTCGAGATCCTGGTTCGTGGCAGCGAGGATGCGAACTTCGGCCTTTAGAACCTCTCTCCCGCCGACGCGGCTGTATTCGCGCTCCTGAAGCACGCGCAAGAGTTTGGTCTGCAGCTCCAGCGGAATATCGCCGACCTCGTCGAGAAAGAGAGTTCCGTCTTCCGCCAGCTCGAACTTGCCGATCCTGCGCTCCAAGGCGCCGGTAAACGATCCCTTCTCGTGGCCGAACAGCTCGCTCTCCAAAAGCTCTCTCGGTATGGCGGCACAGTTGACGGCCGTGAACGGTTTGTTCCAGCGTGGCGAGTTGTAATGGATCGTCTTTGCCACCAGCTCTTTTCCCGTTCCGCTCTCACCCTGGATTAAAATGCTCGCGTCCGTGTTGGCCACCTGGCCGATGATTTTATATACCTTCTGCATCACCGGGCTCGTGCCGACCATATTCCCCGGCTCGTAGCTTTTTTTGACCTCTTTCTTGAGGTCGTGGAAATCTTGCAGCAGCTTGCGGCTCTCCAGGGCGCGCTGGACCAGCAGCGAAATTTCCTCCAGGTCCCACGGCTTCGTCACGTAATCGAACGCGCCGTGCTTCATGGCTTCGATGGCGTTGTGCA from Candidatus Binatia bacterium includes these protein-coding regions:
- a CDS encoding sigma-54 dependent transcriptional regulator — protein: MNRGKVLVVEDEESHRTVLKKALEDEGYWVQTVQNGRLAQAAFKENDFDVCLIDINLPDVDGLTLLKEAKENGSTASIIIVTGRNTMHNAIEAMKHGAFDYVTKPWDLEEISLLVQRALESRKLLQDFHDLKKEVKKSYEPGNMVGTSPVMQKVYKIIGQVANTDASILIQGESGTGKELVAKTIHYNSPRWNKPFTAVNCAAIPRELLESELFGHEKGSFTGALERRIGKFELAEDGTLFLDEVGDIPLELQTKLLRVLQEREYSRVGGREVLKAEVRILAATNQDLEKSVREKRFREDLYFRLKVIPVYLPPLRERKGDIPQLVGYFVDKINREMGTRISGVSPEAMKLLEEHSWPGNVRELENTLIRASVLSPGSVLFPKDFSLQQQRDESPPGVDQLSLEELIHHKLEDYFQRMKGVDVDNLYNLVIERVERPLIELTLRKTGGNQIKAAEILGINRNTLRKKITDLKIAVKKDND